TATATCATATAAAAAGGTAACTAACTAACGTTATTCCGTATTTTGTGAATAGTTGGCCAGTACACGAGCTTAGTTAACCAAAACAGCAAGTGATGGCGTACTAAACAAAAAAATGGGGGGAGAGGACAGGTTAGGTAACGTTAGCAGACTAGCTAATTTGCTAATCTCATGCGGTGTGGTGGCACTGGTGCACGCACGTAGCTCACATTGTGGCTAGCATAGCAAGAATAATCCATTGTTTAGCTATTTTAGTGATTAGCTAGGTAGGTTATCAATTTAGCTGTTAACTTCTCAAAACAATAGACTAAAAATATACGAGAACTTGGCGAGTGGAAAATGTAAAGAAAGGTTACTGCCAGCCAAAAAAAAGAATTCATGAAATAAATCAAAACGTTACCCCTGGCCTGGTTTCTCCGGAGCAGCGGCCTCGGTCGACATCTTCTTGCGCAGTTAGCTAATCCTGTTTCGTTACGGAATAAATTTTTGGTCAATAGAATACCTCAACAACGCTGATAAAATATTGTCTAAATTTGACAGTGTTCCTTCACTTTAGCAGTATTGAATAAATAACTGTTTTAATGTATTTTTGGAGCGACGGGCTGCAAGTCAACAAGCTAACGTTGGTGAAATGGCGGATGAATACACCCGTTTCAATTTATTCGCTGGGTTGCCAAGGAGAGTGAAGCATGCTGGGAATTTGGCTCTGGCGACCGACGACAGCTCAGAATCAAAgtacaattatatatatattttttgattgaATATATATAAATCCGTTACCAGTTCGAAACATGGAAAAATGTTTCAATTTCAATTTTGTTTacactgtttttttttatcatgGCAAAGAAAcggagtttctaaacccagagacaACATCACGAGACTTCCGAGAACGCGTTTGAAACAGACCAGGCCGGGGTTTGGAGTTTGAGAAgtgaaaaacattttttgttgCTGTTCATTTGCTCGACATCTAAAAGGTATAACCTAGATTagagccaatgtcttaagtagttgaacatgttactACTCTAACCTTGGAAAAGTGGTAAACTGACAGGTTTTTCACATTTTCGTCAAAAAACAACATTACATAGGAGTGCCTTTGCTTTAAAGGGATGCACATGCGCAGTTTGGTGCGATAGACCCGATGAcgtgtatgcggatgactcaacactatacatgtcagctactacagcaactgaaatgactgcaacacttaacaaagagctgcagttagtttcagaatgggtggtaAGGAATAAGTTAATCCTAAATAttacaaaaactaaaagcattgtatttgggacaaatcattcaccagaccctaaacctcaactaaaactTGTAATGAATactgtggaaattgagcaagttgagtaGACTAatctgcttggagtaaccctggattgtaaactgtcatggtcaaagcaTGTTGAttcaacagtagctaaaatgggtaaaagtctgtccataataaagcactactCTCAACactcaacaaggcaggtcctacaggccctagtttttttcgcacctgtactactgttcagttgtttggtcaggtgccacaaagagggtctaggaaaattacaattggctcagaacagggcagcacggctggcccttaaatgtacacagagagctaacattaatgatcttttttattttttatttcacctttatttaaccaggtaggcaagttgagaacaagttctcatttacaattgagacctggccaagataaagcaaagcagtttgacacatacaacaacacagagttacacatggagtaaaacaaacatacagtcaataatacagtagaaaaacaagtctatatataAATCTGCATGCAGtagtgattttagcatgtacatctgTATGGAAGAAAAGTcataacactaaacaatacattaattgcactataacggtgttaaccggtgcccacaaactgttagcgCCTACATAAtgctgtcccaacaccttaccactgctccacctggctatcagcggagccttgtctggcagtgaaatagttcattcagcctcatttactgccttaaaaAAACATAACTAGTAtgactgacttgcttaaacaaatgtggtttctactgacaattgagatgtacaaataTGGCATAAgggcggataagaggcaatccgtgaTTTCGactaagacattaatgagcgagtgACGACGGACATAATCAATATAACTAACTAtatgttcagcacttttgaaatgtacagcgacagaatttagacaatgaaagctcttacaatattcaatgattacatttctctaaaacaggttataggctacatgtgcaccaccaagttagaacagtaggcaaaattaagaggtgaaaatagaccaaattattaggtgAGGCACATTGAACAtagtttgggtctttgcgtgtcaaaaaagatacacgtcaaataacactttgATGCATTAAATgagcttttaatttgacacgtcagataacacaattctattatagaatgttgtgtgtgctgaatttgcacATGCAAGCCAAgtgccaccactactatcagtagcattgtcaaagctgtacaaaaaaaagtctgcaaacaagcacacaccggccacgaacaatgtgtttacaataccgcgttggtgaaaatagaccaaattattagggtgaggcacatgtgctactaacagcttactacacagcATACACTTagcattactttcttagctacagtatacagtggcaagaacaagtatgtgaaccctttggaattacctggatttctgcataaatttgacataaaagtcacaacaatagacaaacacagtgtgcttaaactaataacacacaaattattgtatttttcttgtctatattgaatacatactttttccaacctacactgaatGTTTAAAGTATGTGTACCCATatgctaatgacttctccaaaagctaattggagtcaggagtcaactaacctggagttgaatcaatgagacgagattggagattttggttagagctaccctgccccataaaaaaacacttgagtttgctattcacaagaatcattgcctgatgtgaaccatgcctccttgaacaaaagagatctcagaagacctaagattaagaattgttgccttgcataaagctggaaagggttacaaaagtatctctaaaaatcagtccacggtaagacaaattgtctataaatggagaaatttCAGCACTTGTTGCttctctccctaggagtggccgtcctgcaaagatgactgcaagagcacagcgcagaatgctcaatgaggttaagaacaatcctagagtgtcagctaaacctacagaaatctctggaacatgctaacatctctgttgacgagtctacaatacgtaaaacacttaacaagaatggtgttcatgggaggacaccatggaagaagccactgctgtccaaaaaaaacattgctgcacgtctgaagttggCAAAAGAGtatctggatgttccacagtgatactggcaaaatattctgtggacagatgaaactaaagttgtgttgtttggaaggaacacacaacactatgtgtggagaaaaaaaggcacagcacaccaacatcaaaacctcatcccaactgtaaactatgatggagggagcatcatggtttgggtctgctttgctgcctcagggcctggacagcttgctatcatcgacggaaaaatgaattcccaagtttatcaagacattttgcaggcgaacgtaaggctatctgtctgccaattaaAGCTCAACAGAAATTAGTTGAtgcagcaggacaacaacccaaaagacagaagtaaatcaacaacagaatggcttgaacagaagaaaatatgccttctggagtggtccagtcagtcctgacctcaacccaattgagatgctgtggcatgacctcaagagaacgGTTCACACCAGACAGCCCAAGAATATTgcggaactgaaacagttttgtaaagaggaatgggccaaaattcctcctgaccgttgtgcagtctgatccgcaactacagaaaactttgtttgaggttattgcttccaaaggagggtcaacatgttattaaatccaagggttcaaatacttttcccaatctgcactgtgaatgtttacaccgtgtattcaataaagacatgaacaattataattgtttgtgtgttattagtttaagcagactatatttgtctattgttgtgatttagaggaagatcagataacattttatgaccaatttatgcagaactccaggtaattctaaaggcttcacatactttttcttcccactgtacatatctcccttgcatattacatcatttatgcagcagcataacGTTACAAGACATGTTTGGACTCACCTTGCGCTGTGCTCACTtaaacaggaaggtggtgcggcggtcctttttcggcaaattttgtcatcaaagcatTCTCTGGAAGCACACAGCCACTCctctgaatagcaggctagtggttgctttgcaatgcttgcagttagccactgattccttccataccactcattgttgaattttcagtttccaacttgttgtgtaatgttaaaGTCCAAtagccgatgagcaccgatacgttttatctatattttttctttattatttatttcatatgaCAAgcattaaaaaggatttgccagtagattgtcgacttgattgatgatgatgactgctagctaagattttgaaagtaaaacgttgacatgatcagtccaatcaaagctactgtacatataacgcgATTTGACGCCATTTTatttgtggccaatgaccttgagccttcttcgAAGGGCTCTTCtaaatgtaactctatggcaggaccCGAAGGGCTTAAATGTTTGATGTCTACTCTTACTAAGGATTTACACTTGACCtgtgacatagtgtccccatgagtgacagaacactgagccaatcgcggcgcaatgctcctattttctgctggtttgccccaccaccacagaaagcactgagctaggctgaaacacctgcattttggagctgccttactcaagaaaacaaaaaagagaccatgtttgtatgcagctttattaactctccactatatgcatgtcaatctctcctggctcaaagcggaggagagattgacttaatCCTTAcgtgtttttgtaagaagtgttgacatcctgaatgcaccgagctgtctgtttaaacttctagcacacagctcggactcccatgtataccccacaagacatgcataaattcccaatctggccctcaaaccatcacggtcacctaataatccccagtttacaattggctctttcacccccctcctctcctctgtaactattccccaagtcgttgctgtaaatgagaacgtgttctcagtcaatatacctggtaaaataacggataaataaaacaaatgccaccagaggtctcttcgaAATCCCCAAGTTcggaacagactatgggaggtgcattgtactacatagagccatgactacatggaactatattccacatcaggtaacagatgcaagcagtagaatcagatttaataaacggataaaaatacaccttatggaccAGCGTGGACTTTGAAGAGGCACACACAGGGCTAGCACACGAACTCTACCCACGTACATTGTggtattgttgtatggtggtatcaTGCATTTTGTGTTGTTGATATGTAGTAGTGTAGTGATGTTATATAATGTACTGTTTTATAATATGTGTAGTGTAAGTGTCTTGATgcgtttggaccccaggaagagtaggcatttgctaatggggatccctaataaaataCAGTTTACATGGGCGCCAGTGAACTCCTCCCCTTCTGCAGAGTCAGGAAGATTCCGTTTTCCTGCGGTCAGTTGGGGACTGAAAAAACAGCGCATTGTCTCACACATTGGgttatagagaaaacactgcaacTAACTTCAGAAACGCTAGACCAAGAATATATCGCAATTAAATTGGAATTGGACTATTTTTAAGACATGGGCAACAGAGATGATGAATACGATTTCTTGTTCAAAGGTAAAATAACTATCCATCTAGCTGTAGCCAGCTGCCTCTTGGTGGTAGCTACAACAAATATGATTTGTGTCTCATTCTGTCAATTATGAAGGTACCTTGTGAAGCTCCCACAATGTATTTtattctaagatcactttagaaTGTCCAGCTACATTAGGAATTGATAGCCTCCATCTGATCTGGTGACTTGCTAAATATAATGATGAGTTTAAGGGGTTTGTCGCATTGTGTTGAGCAATGCCCAGCTCTAACTTAGCTAACAACAGAGGTTTTCTTAGGTTGCTTTATAACACCAATACCATAATCCTCAAAGGTCCTGGTTTATAGCCAGCAACATGTCGGGTTTTATACAATTAATATAGCTAGGAGGATCCTTCAAACAAGTGTACCAAAGGGTCAAATCTGAAATGATTCACAGTAATTTTTAATTAGTTGTAGCCTACAATTAGCCTGCTATGATTCATAGGTAGACCTAATACTCATACAGAATTAGCCTAATATACATACTCAATCATAAACAGTTGTTTACATTATAATGTGACTTGCTTTATGATCAATAGTAGCTGAACATGCTCATAAAATACTGTCCTAATTGTATCAGATAAGGATGGGATAATGAGCAGGAAGGAAGTTCCCAGTGGGTCACCCTCTTGATAGTCTGACGCTCTGACCATTCCATAATCGATTCCACTCAATATAGCACAAGAAAACACATTTGTCAAAATCTTACAGATCCCAATTTATAACCCTATTGATGAGCTACTGTTAGATGTTGTGTTTCAAATCAATCCCACAGAAGCACACCTCACCCGTTACCCAATCTAGTTTAGTGTACAGCAGTCTATAAAATACATTCCAAATGACACTTCAAACATAACAGAAAATGTGAAAAAGGGGCAGTGTGAGAACAAAGAGGATTTCCAAGGGAGAATGACTGAAGGAGACGATAGGAAGGGAAGCCCTCTGAAAAGTGTCAACTCAGGATTCGCAGCAGGAGCTGGTTCTCAGCTTCCTGCACCATGACTCCAGAAGGACAAAGTTCAAATCCTTTTCCCCCTCTGAAGAGGCAGGGCAGCACTTTGTACTCATATAGCCACTTTATTTCTGAGTGTTTTTCTGTTGTCTCAGTCTTCAGCAGTATTCAATCAATGAAAATATTGTCTTTCCAAAGCTTTAAAAAAAGTCAGACATGCAAACCTCAGGTTATGATAAGTAATCCACTTGGTATAACTGTAATTGGTTGACTGTACTATATGTGATCTCATATTTTTGACTGTACTGAACTGCACATACAATGGCAGCCTGTCATTGCAGTGCTAatgttgtctgtgtgttttgtTGCCAGTGGTGCTGATCGGAGACTCTGGTGTGGGGAAGAGTAACCTGCTGTCCCGTTTCACACGGAATGAGTTCAACCTGGAGAGCAAAAGCACCATCGGTGTGGAGTTTGCCACCCGCAGCATCCAGGTGGATGGCAAGACAATAAAGGCCCAGATCTGGGATACAGCTGGACAGGAGCGTTACAGAGCCATCACTTCAGCGTGAGTGGAGGAGGGTGCTCGTCTTCCTGTAACCTGCCCTTTACGGAACCAACGCATTTGGATAGTGTTGAAACCATCCTGAAAAAATGCTTCTGTGAATCGCACAACCTTTGACCTGCTTGCTCTGTCCCAATCAGGTACTACCGGGGGGCAGTGGGGGCTCTCCTAGTGTATGACATCGCCAAGCATCTCACCTATGAAAATGTGGAGCGCTGGCTGAAGGAGCTCCGGGATCATGCTGATAACAACATCGTTATCATGCTGGTGGGCAACAAGAGTGACCTGCGCCACCTCAGGGCAGTGCCCACAGACGAGGCTCGTGCCTTTGCAGGTAAACAACAACCACTGCAACAAGCTCACTCGGGGGACAGAGATGGTTAAATATTCACCCATGTTTGTCTCAATTCAAtattttctctttttctccctcagaGAAGAATACGCTATCATTTATTGAAACATCAGCTTTGGATTCCACTAATGTGGAAGAGGCATTCAAGAACATCCTCACAGGTAAGAAGAGGGATCCACGACACACCTCACAATACTGGAAACTAGCTGGTCTATAAATGATGTATTATTGGCACATTTTCTTTTCAGTAACTGTCTCTTCCTTTTCCTACAGAAATCCACCGAATCGTATCACAAAAGCAGATAGCTGACAGATCAGCACATGACGAGTCTCCAGGCAACAATGTAGTGGACATCAGTGTCCCCCCCACCACCGATGGGCAAAAAAACAAACTACCGTGCTGTCAAAGCCTGTGACTCTTACAACTCCTGTGACTCCCTTCACCCAACCCCACTCCACTTCCACCATCACTCTGTGTTATCCTGTACCGCCCATTCTGTCTTTGTTCCCATATGTGACGACGCCCTGCTTTCCCCTCCCTGTCTGTATACAAAACATCCTTTTTATTACATGTGCTCTTCTGCCATGAAGTGAAACTTTAAAAAGCCTTTCTGTCACTTTGTCAGTCATTCATGGAGTCAATATTGAGGTTCCTGCATTGTAGGAACAGGGCAGTTTTATTTTAAATGGATTGAGctatacaggtgtaggatcttaatttgacttATATTGTCATAGCAAAACAATGTTTAGTCCAtaatctggtctaaagtaggctacatgaaaagtgcaatactgttaatacaACCGTGttttagtgtgggttttcagtgaatttatgtaaatcacaaagctcatctgcGTTTCCTGCgatgcaggaaaattctcagcaacataagagtgatcaaattaagatcctacacctgtacttGAAGTGCTatagagcagggtttcccaaactcggtcctgaggtcccccctgggtgcacgtttacTTTTTTGCCCTAGGACGACACAGCCGATTGAAATaactaactcatcatcaagcttttggcaaaaccaaaacgtgcacccaggggagGGGGGGCACCatgactgagtttgggaaaccctgctataGTGTGCTTGACTAGTATATTTGAACAATGACCAATAGATGGTGCTGTGTAAATAGCCACTCACAGTTGCTCATGAATAAGGCAGTATTATGACATTGGTATATGTATGCATTTGTCTTTTAAGTGGCTCTTACTTTTCATCCAGGCAGTTATCATGCCCAGAATTAACcttattgtgtatttattcaaATATATTTGGCTCAccttttcattgttttattttccATAAGCACTGTAAGACTTTTCAATAAACTCCTTTAAACACAGTAATACGTAAGTAATTCATTCATCATTAACATATCATTTCTCAGGGCACTACACAGTATTGAAATTGAAATTGCTCAACCATAGATGTATGTGGGTAGAATATGTGAGATGTCTCCTGTGTACCTGTTCGGAGGTTATGGGGGCTTGCTGTGGTAGAGGCAGGGGTCTAGAAAGATTGTTCTTGCTCTTCCATGCCCAGCCCTGTTCCTCTGACCCAGGACAGCACCACACCCCATGAGAGCTAGCCTAGTGGTGCAAAATGTGGTGCTGAATCAGCATATGGAAAATATTTCACCAGTGTTTATTCTAAGCCTCGTATAGGTCTATCTGCCAGTCATTGGGTGTGAGTGAGACATTCTTTAGGTCCAGGAACTGTTACATTCAATATGTCCCCCCTCCCATTAGTTGTTTAGTTTGGTGTAGCCAAGAGAGAAATATAGGCCAGTGGTGGAAAATAATTATCGCATGACATGACCCTCTCATCTTTGGTGGTCTATTTTAAGTGGATTTAGAAACAAGCCTAATCTTAGATGGAGATGATGGGTTTTATAAATTGAGAATGTAACCAGTAAATTAACATGAGACATTTTGACATTTAATACATTACCTTGTGTTGATGGGTCCACTCCCCTCTTGTTGAAAGGTGAGTGACTGAAAACGACTTTTAAGGCCAAGCAACATTTTGTAAAAAATAGATTTTTGACCGAACGTGATAAGTGATACAGACAACCGTAAAGTCTGAAAGAACATTCAATGAGGGGCCAGTGTAGTACATGCAAGAGTCCGCATAATTAAGAAAACAAAAAGGAGTGATTGATGTTTATCCATACTGTGGCTTCATTTATTATTTTCTTTGCACACTTTCGTGGCTGATTGCAAGCACCAACATATTTTGGGTTTAGACATCTTTCTTTTTCCACTGCACAACATAAACATTATagttaaagctggaatccttaatggtggaactgccacgtccgtttgcgatattacaacaacaaaaaacgaacACTGTTTTTTCCCCAACAGACATCATTGCACCTGCGATAGAAGAGCATAACTTGTTTAACCATGCTGTGCGACTCTCCTCAGCTTCTGTGGATTCCATCTCTCAGAGTGATTAAAAACCCTGTGCTTAATGAATAATTGAACAAAAATTACAACTGATACACACATCAGCATGTTAAAAACAGTGGCAAAATTAACAAGAGATTaaaacattatcaaacaaaaacaaGTCTACAAATCTGGTATGTTGCTCCTTCCACATACAAGCATGAGAATGCCCAGGGATCTTTGTTGCGTCTTCAAATCAAAAACAACATCTGAGGAGCAATATCCAAACACCAGAAATTGGAAAATTGTACTATATCAGTAATGCTTTTAAATCCCTTTCAAAGTCAGTGTTAGAAGACTATAGAAACAACCAAACTGTATTGATTTCCATGATAGTTTTGTGAAAGTGCCATTTGATATATAAAACAAGAATAAATGCATCTTTGGAGAAAATGACCTGTTTGAGTTAACGGTTATATAAAAGCTGGAGTAATGTGGCATGTATGTCTGAGCTGCCTTCAAAGGGAGCAGTGTTGCATATTGTTGGCAACTCACAGACTCACTTAGCAAAAGAAAACATCCTATCGTGGCCCTCTCAGACTGCACAAGTGAGCAAACTGCTATGATCCTTCATATGCACTAGCTTCTACATTATATTTCTGATTTCATTATGTATTGTTACGGTTATAGGTAAGCATTGCATTGTAAAGTTATCAAATTGCACACTTGCTGTAACTACACCCTACTTTGCAAAGTCTCCATAGCTCCAAACATGTCAGGTAGAGGCAAAAGCACCAATCAGAGACAGCATGAGACAGGGCAGTGGCCCATCACTGACAATGTAGATAAGAACTCTCTCCATGC
This window of the Oncorhynchus clarkii lewisi isolate Uvic-CL-2024 chromosome 1, UVic_Ocla_1.0, whole genome shotgun sequence genome carries:
- the LOC139379883 gene encoding ras-related protein Rab-11B-like isoform X1, translating into MLGIWLWRPTTAQNQMVLIGDSGVGKSNLLSRFTRNEFNLESKSTIGVEFATRSIQVDGKTIKAQIWDTAGQERYRAITSAYYRGAVGALLVYDIAKHLTYENVERWLKELRDHADNNIVIMLVGNKSDLRHLRAVPTDEARAFAEKNTLSFIETSALDSTNVEEAFKNILTEIHRIVSQKQIADRSAHDESPGNNVVDISVPPTTDGQKNKLPCCQSL
- the LOC139379883 gene encoding ras-related protein Rab-11B-like isoform X4, producing MVLIGDSGVGKSNLLSRFTRNEFNLESKSTIGVEFATRSIQVDGKTIKAQIWDTAGQERYRAITSAYYRGAVGALLVYDIAKHLTYENVERWLKELRDHADNNIVIMLVGNKSDLRHLRAVPTDEARAFAEKNTLSFIETSALDSTNVEEAFKNILTEIHRIVSQKQIADRSAHDESPGNNVVDISVPPTTDGQKNKLPCCQSL
- the LOC139379883 gene encoding ras-related protein Rab-11B-like isoform X2 → MGNRDDEYDFLFKVVLIGDSGVGKSNLLSRFTRNEFNLESKSTIGVEFATRSIQVDGKTIKAQIWDTAGQERYRAITSAYYRGAVGALLVYDIAKHLTYENVERWLKELRDHADNNIVIMLVGNKSDLRHLRAVPTDEARAFAEKNTLSFIETSALDSTNVEEAFKNILTEIHRIVSQKQIADRSAHDESPGNNVVDISVPPTTDGQKNKLPCCQSL
- the LOC139379883 gene encoding ras-related protein Rab-11B-like isoform X3, encoding MGVVLIGDSGVGKSNLLSRFTRNEFNLESKSTIGVEFATRSIQVDGKTIKAQIWDTAGQERYRAITSAYYRGAVGALLVYDIAKHLTYENVERWLKELRDHADNNIVIMLVGNKSDLRHLRAVPTDEARAFAEKNTLSFIETSALDSTNVEEAFKNILTEIHRIVSQKQIADRSAHDESPGNNVVDISVPPTTDGQKNKLPCCQSL